From the Anguilla rostrata isolate EN2019 chromosome 5, ASM1855537v3, whole genome shotgun sequence genome, the window GGGAACAATATGCCTATGCAATTGCACAGTTGTTAAGGAAGTATAAACAAGCACTGTGTGACTACGTTGTTACATAACATGTAGAATTAGGCCTACAGAACTGTTCGAGTAGTTTGATTAATTGGTTTTAAGGATGTTCATGGGGTTACGTTCTGAGTAGACGATGCAATTAGTTAGGGAAAAAGTTTGAGTTTTGCTAATAAAAGATGAAAggtatcattttaaatacatttaaaaaagaccaaattttaaaactgtgtaaatgtgtatgtacatagCAGCTGCAACAACCATAGTAACAATTACATAGTTATAGCTGTCTTCTTGATATAAAGTGTTACAGTACCTTGTTGCCTTATTGAACCTTCAGAACATTGCATCCCATGCTGAGATGATTGAAACTGTACAGCATGCTGTGATAAAGAGCTCATGCATTATGTTGACATAGAGAAACCAGCTTCTGCCATTTTTATTAGTCACAGTAGTTTCATGAAATCAAAAGAATTCATATTTGACATGTGGCAAAGAGTATGACAGCTGTGCATAAAAATACTGTATGGGCAATTCCTTGGATGACACCACCACAATGATAATTAGGACACACCATGTTATTTTCCCTTAAATATCCAACAATGTACAGAagattgtattgttttttattgcctaatgctaaataaatatcttgTAGTTATGAAAAAGCTTTATACTTCTGCTCTTTGTTGCCAAACCAGAAGAAAAATCTGCACAGTATGCGGgtgcttttctctttccttaTAATCCTTTAGGACTTTGGTTTGTTTCTTCTGCTAGTTCCTTGCAATGGGAAAGGTTATTTGTAGCCAGCTGAACCAGATTATTATTTATAGTTTAAACAAATCAGgctgaatttttaattaaacataaaatgtgtgctTAATTATACATAGCAATTAAGAGTTTAGTATGTTTGCTTTAGAACTTGTGCACTTCTTGGGAGAGACCAGACTATTATAATTGTAGAATACATTACTGCTTATGCTGCAGCTTGAAATGGATATGGCTAACTAATAACAAGTGTGGATTCTGTACTTTGTTTTCCCACATTTTCAAGTTCTGCATCCTAAAGAACATATCtattgtgtgtatgcgtgcatgcatacatatgcatgtatgaatgtatgtaaacaaaatactaatccatttttattatacagGCCTATATTATTATGCACAGTAGGGCTGTATGATAGGGCATCTATACTGAGAGAAAAACCTCAGTTCTGCACAATTGCAGTAATAACACAAAACCTGTAAGAATCCAAGACAAGATGTTTCTAGATTTGAAATCCTACAGTGgatctgggggtgggggatagTTCCACTGGTTTTTTAGAGGGTAGCAATTACCAACATAATGTATCAGTGGAAGAAGAAAGCCAGCACAAAATATTAGCTGATCTTTTAAGTATCAAGAAAGAACACAATGGGATTGAACGGAAATACGAGGCAAGCTCTTGAAAGGTTGTTTTAAGAAAGTGTATTTATTGGGAATGGTCCATTTTCTTGTTGACAGCATTTGTGAATACAATAAAACTTACtattatgtctgtgtgcatacagattatacatacacactcaaatagGCTCACATAAGCTTTGTTTCAAACAAAACCTATATATAACAATGGCAATAGTATCTGCTACCCACACATCATTTTGAATAATCAAAATTCTAATCCGTTGAGCATTCAAACCCTACAtcttttcatacataaaatatgcatacagCTATCCTCTACAATAATTAGGTGATTTGGGCCCTATGAGTTTAGTACTTGGCACACATTTCAAATTCACTGGAGAAACCTGTTCAGTTCTGTTAGTAGGTCTAACTGGTagtcaaaaagaaaacaagaaaaaaagccttAGCCATACCAAGAATTTTCATTCAGAATTTCTTGGCCAAATCCACCATTTCAAAAGAatattgacttttaaaaaaatcagtaacaGGAAAGGGACTTGTCTTTGATTACATATTTAAGTTTGCCTACATATAAGAGAAAGGATACTGTACATTACAAACACTGGTttcataaaataagaaatagtatgcattttgttttgtttttgctttttttcaggaGGGCAGCAATTATGGCTGCAGTGATACCTTGAGCGTGGTCCGAGATGTTTGGCAAAGAAAGGAAGATTGTGCTGGTGCGGTAAATCCGGAGGAGAGGCCTGTTACATCGCAAGGCTCCAACTCTCTTTAGTGctctttcccttttcccttCTTTCCTGTGGGGGAATAAAATGCACAACACAGAGAAATCAGCATCAGAGGGAAGTAAAAACAACTTCCCTGGCAGCAAGGTGCTCCAATGAAGCAGCCAACATCAAAGTCTCCAATGGCCTGGCCCACATCACAATTACATGCACAACGTCCAGTCTATTTTCTCTCACATCTATGAAACCTAATTGTGTGATACCACCcagaagtattattttaattaatctcTATGCAAGATGTATGTGTGATGTGGATACTAATACATTATTAAGCATTTTTGCTACAAAGGAgtgcaaaataaaagtcctcGCACTACCATATTAAATGGAGAATTCCACCAATATCATTACCTTCAATCCCAGGTCTCTAATCACATTAGGACTCTAATGTGATTTTTCCTGACAATGCTACAAACACTTTTTACTTTTGTGCCATAACCTCACCAAGCCAAACTGCTCTTTGCTGAGAAGGTCATCTCATAGCACGAGAGAAAGGTTGTTTTTCTTATTGCAACCAAGGAGCATGGCAAAATCTTTAAAACGGTTTCAGTACACAATTCATTTTGGGCCCATTCCCTGATATTTCCACATGAAATGCTATCCAGTGGTATCCAATAACTGAGGAACATCCAAGAGTCTCACCATCTGAAATTTTAATAACTCATCATTACTGTACTCCAAGCATGCCCTAGATATTACAGCAGCTGCTTGGAATTCATAAGATTTTTTCTAGCTTATAAGCATGTTCGTGGACTTTCTCCGATTGCTTTGGCAGCCACAGGCCACTTTTCTTTACCGCATCAAACCGACCTTTGGCCTTTGTCTTGGTCTTTGGGCAGGGTTTGGTCACACTCCTGGTTGTCTGGCACTGAGCATTGTACAGGGCTTTTTTCAGGGTTCCAGATCGGGTCTTCAAGCCAGTGGTCATATCACACTCTCCCCAGCTGCCAAACTTGTACTTGCAGTCGGCTGAAAGGCAAAACAGATACAGCCCTCGTTCATTTTTCTAGCATTCGTATAATTTTACTTATTAAGCCATTGCCATGTTTTTGCTAGACGCAGTTACAGTACAATCATGTGTTGCATATAATTTGACAGaatatacatgcatatgtaatttgcatttcattaaaaaaaaaactctagaTAATCCCTCTTTGACACCGTATAATGCACAAAAGCAATGAGAAAACTAAATCTGCTTTCTGAGAGTACTGCAGATTTATTAGTATAGAAAGAGACATGTATTAATAAAGATTGCATTAAAAAGCATTTCCAGGAAAATGCAATCTCACTTTCAGTATTTGTAACAGCCCTTTCTAATGTAATTAGCTGCCAATTGAGTTTGGGCTTAATACGCTTAATTTGGGATATGGGATGTCCAGTGTCCTCCGTTAATGTTTCATCTTATTAAAAAGCCAAATATATCTTGCATCATCCGAGATTAATATTGAAACACATTATGTCCATATTGGTCAGAGACCATTGCTCCTGCCTGGTGCTAGCTTCAGCCATAAAAGAACCTTAGCTGTGCAGAAACACTAGGACAAGTCCAGGCAacttaaaaaaatctttttatttcagatgcCAACAGCAGCGCTCTTTTTCAtcatgatgttccaaacagtttattttggccAGCCTATGGTTTGGccttttaaccacatgtgaaccgtttgattacaaatctaaaattgcgcCGTACAGAGCCCATCCCATGATCTTTGCCATTTTTGGCAGTTCTATTACTTTCgcaattttttttaccatttctgCAATTTCCTCCCCAGTTAGTGCTTACTGTGACTTTTTGGCAGTTCTGGATGGGAACTGTCAACCTTGACACAGCCTACAGAGTGATCTGTAGCCTACAGCATTTTCACAATATTGCCCAGTGCTGGGAGGAACACAGTGTGGCAATGTAGACTCTAGAATGTGCTGAGATCAAGATACCAGTCCTTGCCAGTTGTTATGTTTGAAGGCCCCCGTCAACAGAGTTGTTGCTCAGCTCTCCTTCCCCCGTTGCAGTAAAGTGTCAGTGACAATACATTTCATCAGACTCAAACCTCgcaatttacaaaacattaaaagcataCAAATGGACCCACGGTAGTGAAgtcctgttttattattttactagaCCTAATGCATTTTGAGCATGATGTAGTTCAGGTTCTAAGGCAAAAAGCATACTTTCTTTCCACGATGGACCGAAATGCAATTTTCACCGGTCcatcaatgcattttactggAATTTGTTCCATAGCGTCAACTgcccattgattttttttttttttttacttcacgcACCTGTTACTGCTTCTGCAGTTGTGAATGTTCAGTCATTTCGCATATGAGatctattatttaaaaataattgttttatatgATGCACACTGAACAACTGAACCCTCAAGATTGCTTAGAATTGATTGGATTTCTATCCTTCATGAGACCAACTATGCTGAAAACTCACCTTAAGCCAGCTGAAATACTGTAGCTACAGACTGCGAAGCCAGATTTCTGAAACTAACATCATTAcccataaaacaataaattgcTAAAGCagccatgtaaaaataaatgaagctaAACACATTTAgtcacaatttattttcaaatatcacGCCCTAAGTACTGTAAAGTGATTTCAAGCACTCAAATCCTTGTGTACTCATATCCATCCCTAATTAAGTCCCAggattaatataaaaaatttcttgatatttaaaaaatcttgaaaATTCGAACTTTCCTGTTTGGCATGCCAAATGGGAAATATTTGCAATATATAAATGTCATAGCACAATatgctacacaaaacacataaaataagaaaaaatccTTACAGTATTTTTCAGTCTCAACAGTCACTAAAAAAGATCTGCACATGAAGTACTGAAACGATCACAAGAGGAGCCGTTAGCACTTGACACAAAGCATACTTTCATTTAAAGAACAGGGTGTCCCCAACTTACCGCCAAACTCCTTCTTCCAGTTGCAAGGAACTTTGCACTTGAGCTTCTTGGTCTGATCGTTGCAGGTGCCCTCTCTGACTCCAAGGCCGCAGTCTCCATTGTTGGGCACACAGTTGCCATAGGTCCATTCTGTGCAGTCAGATGTTGCCTTGGCACCTTTGCCTCTCTCTGCACCAAAATTTTGAAACATCTGAATTTAAACATGTACATATTGTGTCTTGGGATGTATGCTAAAAGTAATAATTTATTAGTTTAATTACAAGCCATTGCATGGATAGTAGATTATTAGTAAACTGGATAGTGAACAATAAGTGCATTCGATTAGTATTATCTGATAGTTTGGAAGCAGTTAGCCTGATGTTCTTCACCTTTCTTGCCCCTTCCAGCTTCTGCAGTCACCATCATTAAGGCCACCACCACTACAAGAACAACTGATAACATACCCCGCAttctacagagagagatagcatgatagagagatgggagagagaggggggagagagaaagagggattaTTACAGTCACAACCGCAAAATGAGAAAATCAATATTACCTCTGGTCTGAGGCAGATCTTATGCAATTGCCTCTGACTTGTTCTTAAAATTACAGATCCCCTTGAACCATCTTTGCAGAGAGAATTGTGCATTTAGTGTGTGAACATTTAAAGATAGCATTCTGATTCCGACAAGAATGTATTACCTTCTGAAATCACAGTCTAAGGATGGCACTCAGTATCTAGGTGTTCAAGTCTGTTTAATGTGTACTGTAACAACAAATTTAAAGCCAACTGATTCATTGCATGTTCTCTGACTAACTCAAATACATTTGTTAcatcaaataaatgtttataatggaACCATTTTCAGTATAAACTGTTTCACTGATGCTTCCTTCCCGAGAGGAAGACCTTCAACGGTGGCATATTTCTATGTGATGCAAGTGACAGAAGaataatattcattgtttatatGTCCACTTTTTCAATATGATTTACATACTGATAGAAAAGACACtgtcatttttgcatttcagtCAAAACAAGGTTTGTTATGATGTGAAGTTATGAATACAAATGTACTGCTGTAGCTTGGGAGAAGACAAAGGCTAAATGACACTGGGGTTAAGTGGaagcaaaataattgttaaagCACGcccaaataaaacacttttttcatcTTCAACTTACTAGATCCAGTATGCTGAAATAACTGCAATTGTTGTTTAATTTAACTTGAATATAACTTTAAAACTACTTCTGGAATGTAACTGATTAGTATGTTTCCTTATAAGCACGAGGAGTTGAGAAAAGGAGTTCCtgatatacatttaaaacata encodes:
- the mdka gene encoding midkine a; the protein is MRGMLSVVLVVVVALMMVTAEAGRGKKERGKGAKATSDCTEWTYGNCVPNNGDCGLGVREGTCNDQTKKLKCKVPCNWKKEFGADCKYKFGSWGECDMTTGLKTRSGTLKKALYNAQCQTTRSVTKPCPKTKTKAKGKKGKGKEH